Proteins encoded in a region of the Isoalcanivorax pacificus W11-5 genome:
- a CDS encoding carboxypeptidase-like regulatory domain-containing protein: protein MNTVSFSVRTVLIVLGLGLLSACGGGGGGGGNGGTPSTHSMSGVVVDPAIAGATVTLRSASGNALAAVVTTDNEGRFTINYPAGSSLSGAVLTSRGGEDVITGYSFRNAVLSAPVTGAEPVVSLLTSLVQYLIEEESLSAEAATQQVALWYGLSEAAVLSDPRDSAAVQYSALRLAGWLNALRDEEAPVTLIAGALLAANGDQTLARQQLIDNARAASTADNFALLAEVEAQFDASGAADAEQVAERFTLANLRVGMAHHINEYIGALNLDDPVTAANFDALVQAVWHANGRRGVPLDSARVVNLIRYALNEGEIELADLADENFTVPTLSGDRIAGITAARDAIDHTLPLAPGEFLGSDNARRLAYFYASDLSPFYRAERIFDGIMDDNVLDPLYQSIAAGQAAAGLLDQALVTLETRIFQAGQRIEAQKKVAQLLGGQGRTEDAREVMMAALDGADRIIASLGGPGFVGEDEAEMLISLVNFSRYSGNADLGERALEPLYQFALVNAGNADVRTLYGRVIGALGSATGLGPVPDAIAEYESGNLSLTEAEQLLAVYKTIVLGMPPLPNGTETVKALYLAVIAVYEDRLGQDPWPTVETFLTLREQGTNVDSSIRYMADVYGRNDRIDEFLALADTISSASQKSRALAAIAAWQTLAALEEQEVDVVLDELLADEESLGSSLDTILWTGTNYDGVGLLNLLIGLSQLEAAAAVIEYAGDIVGSDAWLEENADSANMLGSWGCAKVAFAWYRIGDRERADAEMDSCLAFMQGYSWSTPDVQFFSYSSVINNELVRMSDLQRIGVVAERMLPLAQASEDSRNNLMTVARFSALAGLNAVTQSALSSALESVPALPLPVGDDQSERNAKIALVRSYVATLLSVRETLRSRIVVDGVPDSDRQALLGWLETQVASLLSDNNAPLINEALALNSSEQRANAISAIALLLVDAGYAADAVGAANQIEYRPDREAALGAVAAAIVEHDDFPGSLHASRDLDGDGRPDFFDPVDSSAGENPFELDDNIDGDGCPDSQDRRPFFATDGLADCAA from the coding sequence ATGAACACAGTTTCCTTTTCCGTCCGCACGGTGCTGATCGTGCTGGGTCTGGGCCTGCTTTCCGCCTGTGGCGGCGGGGGCGGTGGCGGCGGCAACGGCGGCACGCCGTCGACACACAGCATGAGTGGCGTGGTGGTGGACCCGGCCATTGCCGGCGCCACGGTGACGCTGCGCAGCGCCAGCGGCAATGCCCTGGCAGCGGTGGTGACCACGGACAACGAAGGCCGCTTTACGATCAACTACCCTGCCGGCAGCAGCCTCAGCGGCGCGGTGCTCACCAGCCGTGGCGGCGAAGATGTCATCACCGGCTACAGCTTCCGCAACGCAGTGCTCAGTGCGCCGGTCACTGGTGCTGAACCGGTGGTGTCACTGCTGACGTCACTGGTGCAGTACCTGATTGAGGAAGAAAGCCTGAGTGCCGAGGCGGCCACGCAGCAAGTCGCGCTCTGGTATGGCCTCAGCGAAGCGGCCGTGCTGAGCGATCCGCGTGACAGCGCCGCCGTGCAATACAGCGCGCTGCGCCTGGCCGGCTGGCTGAATGCGCTGCGCGATGAGGAAGCGCCGGTGACACTGATCGCCGGCGCGCTGCTGGCCGCCAATGGCGACCAGACGCTGGCGCGGCAGCAGCTGATCGACAACGCCCGTGCCGCCAGCACCGCCGACAATTTTGCCTTGCTGGCGGAAGTGGAAGCGCAGTTCGACGCCTCGGGCGCGGCGGACGCCGAGCAGGTGGCCGAACGCTTTACGCTGGCCAATCTGCGCGTGGGCATGGCGCACCATATCAACGAATACATCGGCGCATTGAATCTGGATGACCCGGTCACCGCTGCCAATTTCGATGCACTGGTGCAGGCCGTTTGGCATGCCAATGGCCGCCGTGGTGTGCCGCTGGATAGCGCGCGCGTGGTCAACCTGATTCGTTACGCGCTGAACGAAGGCGAGATTGAGCTGGCGGACCTGGCGGATGAAAACTTCACCGTCCCGACCCTTTCCGGCGACCGCATCGCTGGCATCACTGCCGCACGCGATGCGATTGATCACACCCTGCCGCTGGCGCCGGGTGAGTTCCTGGGCAGTGATAATGCGCGCCGGCTGGCGTATTTCTACGCCTCGGATTTGTCGCCGTTTTATCGGGCCGAGCGGATTTTTGACGGGATCATGGATGATAACGTGCTGGATCCGTTATATCAGAGTATTGCGGCGGGGCAGGCTGCGGCCGGCCTGCTGGATCAGGCGTTGGTGACATTGGAAACTCGAATTTTTCAGGCTGGACAGCGCATTGAAGCACAGAAGAAAGTTGCCCAGCTTCTGGGAGGCCAGGGGCGCACGGAAGATGCTAGGGAAGTGATGATGGCAGCGCTGGATGGCGCGGATAGGATCATTGCATCCCTGGGTGGACCGGGATTTGTCGGCGAGGATGAAGCCGAAATGCTGATCAGTCTGGTGAATTTCTCTCGCTATTCAGGCAATGCCGATTTGGGCGAGCGTGCTCTTGAGCCTCTGTATCAGTTTGCTTTAGTGAATGCTGGGAATGCAGATGTTCGCACGTTATATGGAAGAGTGATTGGAGCACTTGGTAGTGCTACTGGTTTGGGTCCGGTTCCGGACGCCATCGCAGAGTATGAATCTGGTAATTTGTCGCTGACCGAAGCTGAGCAGTTGCTGGCTGTCTACAAGACGATTGTGTTGGGCATGCCGCCGCTGCCAAATGGTACGGAAACGGTGAAAGCCCTTTATCTGGCGGTAATCGCTGTGTACGAGGATCGTCTGGGGCAAGACCCATGGCCGACCGTTGAGACATTCCTGACTCTCCGTGAGCAAGGTACCAATGTGGATTCGTCGATTCGCTATATGGCAGACGTATACGGACGAAATGATCGCATTGACGAATTCTTGGCGCTGGCGGATACCATTAGCTCTGCTTCCCAGAAAAGCCGTGCACTGGCCGCTATCGCTGCATGGCAGACGTTGGCGGCGCTAGAAGAGCAGGAAGTAGATGTGGTGCTCGACGAGCTTCTGGCGGATGAAGAGAGCCTGGGTAGCAGCCTTGATACCATTCTCTGGACGGGCACAAACTATGATGGAGTCGGTCTTCTCAATCTGCTGATCGGCCTGTCGCAATTGGAAGCAGCCGCTGCCGTGATTGAATATGCAGGCGATATTGTCGGTAGTGACGCCTGGCTGGAGGAAAATGCGGACAGTGCGAACATGCTGGGTTCCTGGGGCTGTGCCAAGGTGGCGTTCGCATGGTATCGCATCGGCGATCGTGAGCGTGCAGATGCGGAGATGGATAGTTGTCTGGCGTTTATGCAAGGTTATAGTTGGTCGACACCGGATGTTCAGTTTTTCTCTTACTCGAGTGTGATCAACAATGAACTGGTGCGCATGTCTGATCTACAGCGCATAGGTGTTGTGGCAGAGCGCATGCTTCCGTTGGCTCAGGCCAGTGAAGATAGCCGCAATAACCTGATGACCGTTGCCAGATTTTCAGCATTGGCTGGCCTCAATGCAGTGACACAAAGCGCATTGTCTTCAGCCCTGGAAAGTGTGCCGGCGCTGCCTCTGCCAGTTGGCGATGATCAGTCCGAGCGTAACGCAAAGATTGCTCTGGTCCGCTCTTATGTGGCTACGTTGCTGTCAGTGCGTGAAACTCTGCGTTCGCGTATTGTTGTGGATGGCGTGCCGGATTCGGATCGACAGGCGCTTTTAGGATGGCTGGAGACACAGGTGGCCTCGCTGCTGTCGGATAACAATGCGCCACTCATCAATGAGGCGCTGGCACTGAATTCTTCTGAGCAAAGAGCGAATGCCATTAGTGCCATAGCATTGTTGTTGGTGGATGCCGGTTACGCTGCTGACGCTGTGGGAGCCGCTAATCAGATCGAGTATCGTCCAGACCGTGAGGCGGCCCTCGGCGCGGTGGCGGCGGCCATCGTAGAACATGATGATTTCCCCGGAAGTCTCCATGCCTCACGCGACTTGGACGGCGATGGTCGCCCGGACTTCTTTGACCCGGTGGACAGCAGCGCCGGCGAAAACCCCTTCGAACTTGACGATAACATCGACGGCGATGGATGCCCCGACAGTCAGGATCGTCGCCCCTTCTTTGCTACGGACGGCCTGGCGGACTGCGCGGCCTGA
- a CDS encoding PQQ-dependent sugar dehydrogenase, producing MIIAQAARWTSALLALVALNACSAEDARPPAGSIGASLTVLETSAPQTSQAHGFVIETLAEGLDHPWSVAFLPDGALLISERAGTLRRLSPAGLSAPLAGVPEVVAENQGGLLDIALHPDFAEQPFVYLSYATACAEGGATTAFGRGRLTDNGLVDFTELFAADACARGGRHHAGRLLFDRDGFLYLSVGDRGQDPRAQDTSDHAGTLLRFHADGSVPADNPFAGDDSARHEIWSYGHRNPQGLALHPDTGAVWEQEHGPKGGDEINLIRPGINYGWPLITYGREYNGDYIGPAEQDGLEQPLKHWTPSIAPSGMAFYQGDAFPEWRGDIFVGALAGTHLARVRFDGTEEVSEEKLLADTGYRIRDVRTGPDGRLYLLTDAPDGKLLRLSPP from the coding sequence ATGATCATTGCCCAAGCCGCCCGCTGGACCAGTGCCCTGCTGGCCCTCGTCGCCCTGAATGCCTGCTCGGCAGAAGATGCCCGCCCGCCTGCGGGCAGCATCGGGGCCAGCCTGACCGTGCTGGAAACCAGTGCGCCGCAGACGTCCCAGGCACATGGTTTTGTTATCGAGACACTGGCCGAAGGCCTGGACCATCCCTGGTCGGTGGCTTTTCTGCCGGATGGAGCACTGTTGATCAGCGAACGCGCCGGCACCCTGCGGCGATTGTCGCCAGCCGGGCTCTCCGCACCGCTGGCCGGCGTGCCGGAGGTGGTGGCGGAGAATCAGGGTGGGCTGCTGGATATCGCGCTGCACCCGGACTTCGCCGAGCAGCCGTTCGTGTACCTCAGCTATGCCACCGCCTGTGCCGAAGGGGGCGCCACCACGGCGTTCGGGCGTGGCCGGCTGACAGACAATGGCCTGGTGGATTTCACCGAGCTATTCGCCGCCGATGCCTGCGCGCGCGGCGGCCGCCACCACGCAGGGCGCCTGCTGTTCGACCGGGACGGCTTTCTGTATCTGAGTGTCGGTGACCGCGGCCAGGACCCGCGTGCGCAGGACACCAGCGATCACGCCGGCACGCTGTTGCGTTTCCATGCCGACGGCAGCGTCCCGGCGGATAACCCGTTCGCGGGCGACGACTCCGCCCGCCATGAAATCTGGAGTTACGGCCACCGCAATCCGCAGGGCCTGGCACTGCACCCGGACACGGGCGCCGTCTGGGAACAGGAGCATGGCCCGAAGGGCGGCGACGAGATCAACCTGATCCGCCCCGGCATCAACTACGGCTGGCCCCTCATTACCTACGGGCGCGAGTACAACGGCGACTACATCGGGCCGGCCGAACAGGACGGGCTGGAACAACCGCTGAAACACTGGACGCCTTCCATCGCGCCGTCGGGCATGGCGTTTTACCAGGGCGATGCCTTTCCCGAGTGGCGCGGTGATATTTTTGTCGGCGCCCTGGCGGGCACACACCTGGCACGGGTGCGTTTTGACGGCACGGAGGAAGTCAGCGAAGAAAAACTGCTGGCAGACACCGGCTACCGGATCCGCGACGTACGCACGGGACCGGATGGTCGGCTCTATTTATTGACCGATGCACCAGACGGCAAACTGCTGCGGCTGTCACCGCCCTAG
- a CDS encoding vcbs repeat-containing protein — protein MPRSAFRRTPLAAAVLAALSVPVQASLLDDATPVLTLRTLPEGYRFSSFDVAALPDAQVAVVWTEHHSGLTDPDLLVLQRFDNDGAPVGEALTLFEEQANTSSLSQARIAADEQGNMVVAWNHQESGSLSTGCSGIVQFVRISANGDISTTSSPDAGASGGLCHPAVAMDADGDFAVLWLDDNSVPTQYLRTFQANGNTLAGPILVATPNGNTPAALAMQRDGTLMTAWRTNSILQGRRISLNGTSLGAAARLDGSELTASLIQQNPALAADRDGGFAALWSEFNPNADTEDMEVTVRGQRWQADGTAGDAFLLANMANNGSDYFSAPGLGADSEGNLATAWVLMTPHSPDTPQATALDADSEVIGEPQTAWTDGITGDSDLSTPRLAMSDEVIALAWTHRTEYGEPEQLHLRLAPPLTDPATIPPPATGGGGGGGGASWLFWPLAALGLLRRRTHR, from the coding sequence ATGCCACGTTCCGCATTTCGCCGTACGCCGCTGGCGGCGGCTGTTCTTGCCGCGCTGTCCGTGCCCGTCCAGGCCTCGCTGCTCGACGATGCCACGCCCGTTCTCACCCTCCGCACACTGCCCGAAGGTTATCGCTTCAGCAGCTTCGATGTGGCGGCACTGCCCGACGCACAGGTGGCTGTGGTCTGGACCGAACACCACAGCGGCCTGACCGACCCCGATCTGCTGGTACTGCAACGGTTCGACAACGACGGTGCCCCGGTGGGCGAGGCCCTGACGCTGTTTGAAGAACAGGCCAACACCTCGTCGCTGAGCCAGGCGCGTATCGCCGCAGATGAACAGGGCAATATGGTCGTGGCCTGGAATCACCAGGAAAGCGGCAGCCTTTCAACAGGCTGCAGTGGCATCGTGCAGTTTGTGCGCATCAGCGCGAACGGTGATATCTCCACGACAAGCTCCCCGGATGCAGGCGCCAGCGGCGGCTTGTGCCACCCGGCCGTGGCAATGGATGCGGACGGGGATTTCGCCGTGCTGTGGCTCGACGACAACAGCGTGCCCACCCAATACCTGCGCACCTTCCAGGCCAATGGCAACACGCTGGCCGGCCCGATACTGGTCGCCACCCCCAACGGCAACACGCCCGCCGCCCTGGCCATGCAACGTGACGGCACCCTGATGACGGCCTGGCGGACCAACAGCATTCTGCAGGGGCGCCGTATCAGCCTGAACGGCACCTCGCTGGGCGCCGCTGCCCGCCTTGACGGCAGTGAACTGACCGCCAGCCTGATTCAGCAGAACCCGGCCCTGGCCGCAGACCGGGACGGCGGGTTTGCCGCCCTCTGGTCCGAGTTCAATCCCAACGCCGACACGGAGGACATGGAAGTCACCGTGCGCGGCCAGCGCTGGCAGGCGGACGGCACGGCAGGCGATGCTTTCCTGCTCGCCAACATGGCCAACAACGGTTCGGATTATTTCAGCGCGCCGGGCCTGGGTGCGGACAGCGAAGGCAACCTGGCAACGGCGTGGGTGTTGATGACGCCCCATTCCCCGGACACCCCGCAGGCCACGGCGCTGGATGCAGACAGCGAGGTGATCGGGGAGCCGCAGACGGCGTGGACAGACGGCATCACCGGCGACTCGGACCTGTCCACACCGCGTCTGGCCATGAGTGACGAGGTGATTGCCCTTGCCTGGACACACCGCACCGAATACGGAGAGCCGGAACAATTGCATCTGCGTCTTGCCCCGCCGCTGACCGACCCGGCCACCATTCCACCGCCGGCCACGGGGGGCGGTGGTGGCGGAGGGGGTGCAAGCTGGCTGTTCTGGCCTCTGGCCGCGCTTGGCCTGCTGCGCCGGCGAACACATCGCTGA
- a CDS encoding tetratricopeptide repeat protein, with protein MAQHPLLQAALRAQQQGQPQQAATLYQRLLREQPGHPEGTLHYALLHAQSGQPAAALALLDPLAERFPEVPAVHINRAEILRRLGRFEEAIACLRTLIHQMPDQPLIRFNLALALRGAGHLDDAIREYQAVLQQKPDYADAWYNLGNTQLEAGHNDDALRSYEEALSLTPVAQQPRVLNNLGSTLIYQRRYGDAEAPLRRAIDIAPGYAEAHLNLGVTRERLGQIAEAATHFRRVATLQPAHWWHALRADILCPEVFPTSAAIDHWRQGFADTIARWREQPGQLDPAQLQHSGVEPPPTLMYQGREDRALKSAYADMLAPRLPAFEPPAARTGVDRYRIGFFVNHGHEAIFARSMLGIFQRLDRQRFEIVVAVTQPALQHTRTLLPIEDLCWLPLSTVVNQAAAQLRAAQLDLLYHWETGSDSGNYFMPWFRTAPMQCTSWGWPLTTGIPAMDYFLSSALVEPQDAQRLYREKLLCMPSNLFTWAEPPALPARAATRSDFGFSERDHLYLCHQNPRKIHPDFDGLAAAILQRDPHARLLLIGSPTGSETAPLRARLQHHLGPLAERVHILPRMPREQYLSLVSLVDVALDPPHYTGANTSFDALGLGVPVVTLQSTLLRGNFTCGLYQQLGNTALVAHDAAHYIESALLLGGDLALRQHWRDTLLSGGERLFRDERAVSELETALLTMLAQR; from the coding sequence ATGGCCCAGCACCCACTCCTTCAGGCCGCCCTGCGTGCACAGCAGCAGGGACAACCACAACAGGCCGCCACCCTGTACCAGCGCCTGTTGCGGGAACAGCCCGGCCATCCCGAAGGCACCCTGCACTATGCCCTGCTGCATGCGCAGTCGGGCCAGCCCGCCGCTGCCCTGGCATTACTTGATCCTCTTGCAGAGCGTTTTCCGGAGGTGCCTGCCGTACACATCAATCGTGCAGAGATACTGCGCCGGCTGGGGCGCTTTGAAGAAGCCATCGCCTGCCTGCGCACATTGATTCACCAGATGCCGGACCAGCCACTGATACGCTTCAACCTCGCGCTGGCGTTGCGCGGCGCGGGCCATCTGGACGATGCCATCCGTGAATACCAGGCGGTACTGCAGCAAAAGCCGGACTATGCGGATGCCTGGTATAACCTCGGCAACACCCAGCTCGAAGCGGGCCACAACGACGATGCCCTGCGCAGCTATGAAGAAGCGCTGTCCCTGACGCCCGTTGCGCAGCAGCCACGGGTGCTCAACAACCTGGGCAGCACGTTGATTTACCAGCGGCGCTATGGCGACGCCGAAGCCCCCCTCCGGCGCGCCATCGACATCGCGCCGGGCTACGCGGAGGCGCATCTGAACCTGGGCGTGACGCGGGAACGGCTCGGGCAGATCGCCGAGGCCGCCACCCATTTCCGTCGCGTGGCCACCTTGCAGCCCGCGCACTGGTGGCATGCCCTGCGCGCCGACATTCTGTGCCCGGAAGTGTTTCCCACGTCGGCAGCCATCGACCACTGGCGGCAGGGTTTTGCAGACACCATTGCCCGCTGGCGCGAGCAGCCCGGCCAGCTTGACCCGGCGCAATTGCAGCACAGCGGTGTCGAACCGCCGCCCACCCTGATGTACCAGGGCCGCGAAGACCGGGCGCTGAAAAGTGCTTACGCCGACATGCTCGCACCAAGGCTGCCCGCGTTTGAACCGCCCGCCGCCCGCACCGGTGTCGACCGTTACCGCATCGGCTTTTTCGTCAATCACGGCCACGAGGCCATTTTTGCGCGCAGCATGCTCGGCATTTTTCAGCGTCTCGACCGGCAACGTTTCGAGATCGTTGTCGCCGTGACGCAACCGGCGCTGCAACATACCCGGACACTGCTACCCATTGAGGATCTGTGCTGGCTGCCCCTGAGCACTGTGGTCAACCAGGCCGCTGCGCAATTACGCGCCGCGCAACTGGACCTGCTGTATCACTGGGAAACAGGCTCGGATTCCGGCAATTACTTCATGCCCTGGTTCAGGACGGCGCCAATGCAATGCACAAGCTGGGGCTGGCCACTGACCACAGGTATTCCGGCGATGGACTATTTTCTGTCGTCCGCATTGGTAGAACCGCAGGATGCCCAGCGATTGTATCGGGAAAAATTGCTGTGCATGCCGAGCAATCTGTTCACCTGGGCCGAGCCACCCGCGCTGCCAGCCCGTGCGGCAACGCGCTCAGATTTCGGTTTCAGCGAACGGGATCACCTGTACCTGTGTCATCAGAATCCGCGCAAGATCCACCCGGATTTCGACGGCCTCGCCGCCGCCATTCTGCAACGCGATCCACACGCCCGACTGTTATTGATCGGCAGCCCCACCGGCAGCGAAACCGCGCCACTGCGGGCGCGATTGCAACACCATCTCGGCCCGCTCGCCGAACGCGTGCACATCCTGCCGCGCATGCCGCGCGAGCAATATCTTTCACTGGTCAGTCTGGTGGATGTGGCCCTGGACCCGCCGCACTACACCGGCGCCAACACCAGCTTCGATGCGCTGGGCCTGGGCGTGCCGGTCGTGACATTGCAGTCCACATTGCTGCGGGGGAATTTCACTTGCGGGCTGTATCAGCAGCTGGGCAACACGGCACTTGTTGCCCACGATGCCGCGCACTATATCGAGAGCGCCCTGTTGCTTGGCGGCGACCTGGCCTTGCGGCAGCACTGGCGCGATACACTGCTGTCCGGTGGTGAGCGCCTGTTCCGTGACGAGCGTGCTGTCAGCGAACTGGAAACGGCCTTGCTGACCATGCTCGCTCAGCGCTGA
- the mltF gene encoding membrane-bound lytic murein transglycosylase MltF, which translates to MLSASHPARFSHLAMLSLLLALASCTPSPDMTATPDAIRERGELVVLTRNAPTTYFIDRDDQATGFEHDLVLDFAATLGVPVRFEVLHSITEIQEALAAGRAHLAAAGLTRLESRGDRFSFGPGYYEVQQQVICHRNGPRPRTVEELREVSLLVIGDSSYEARLKALRDSQVPELTWQTDSSLSTEMVLQKVWEQEVDCTVADSNIFAINRRYFPELVMMFPLNEPEELAWLLPQGADALSDAITDWYHQANEASFITLVAARYYAHVEIFDYVDIARFVRRIQERLPEYETLFRQAADEYGFDWRLLAAQAYQESHWDPAARSPTGVRGIMMLTLRTAGEVGVTNRLDPAQSIMGGARYLANLRERLPESIEEPHRTWIALAAYNVGLGHVHDARVLAERLGRNPDSWIDLRTVLPKLSQPEHYRSLRYGYARGSEPVQYVRRIRNYEDILNQQLAMAE; encoded by the coding sequence ATGCTGTCTGCGTCGCACCCTGCCCGTTTCTCGCACCTTGCCATGCTGTCGTTGCTGCTTGCGCTGGCCAGCTGCACCCCCTCCCCGGATATGACCGCCACACCGGATGCCATTCGCGAGCGCGGCGAGCTGGTGGTGCTGACCCGCAACGCCCCGACCACCTATTTCATCGACCGTGATGATCAGGCCACCGGCTTTGAACATGATCTGGTGCTGGATTTTGCGGCCACGCTCGGCGTGCCGGTGCGTTTTGAAGTGCTGCACAGCATCACGGAAATCCAGGAAGCGCTGGCCGCAGGCAGGGCACACCTGGCCGCCGCCGGCCTGACGCGCCTGGAAAGCCGTGGTGATCGGTTCAGTTTTGGCCCCGGCTATTACGAAGTGCAGCAGCAGGTCATCTGCCACCGCAACGGCCCGCGCCCGCGCACGGTGGAGGAACTCCGCGAGGTATCACTTCTGGTGATCGGCGATTCCAGTTATGAGGCGCGGCTGAAGGCACTGCGCGACAGCCAGGTGCCTGAACTGACCTGGCAGACTGACAGCAGCCTCTCCACGGAAATGGTGCTGCAGAAAGTCTGGGAACAGGAGGTCGACTGCACCGTGGCAGATTCCAATATCTTCGCCATCAACCGGCGCTATTTTCCTGAACTGGTGATGATGTTCCCCCTCAACGAACCGGAAGAACTGGCCTGGCTGCTGCCACAGGGGGCCGATGCACTGAGCGACGCCATCACTGACTGGTACCACCAGGCCAACGAAGCCTCCTTCATCACGCTGGTCGCCGCGCGTTATTACGCCCACGTGGAAATTTTTGATTACGTCGATATCGCCCGCTTTGTGCGACGCATTCAGGAACGGCTGCCGGAGTATGAAACCCTGTTCCGCCAGGCCGCTGATGAATATGGCTTCGATTGGCGCCTGCTCGCCGCACAGGCCTACCAGGAATCACACTGGGACCCGGCGGCGCGCAGCCCCACCGGCGTGCGCGGCATCATGATGCTGACACTGCGCACGGCCGGCGAAGTGGGCGTGACAAACCGTCTCGACCCGGCGCAAAGCATCATGGGCGGCGCCCGCTACCTGGCCAATCTGCGCGAGCGGCTGCCGGAGAGTATCGAGGAGCCACACCGGACCTGGATTGCCCTGGCCGCCTACAACGTGGGCCTGGGCCATGTGCACGATGCCCGTGTGCTGGCCGAGCGGCTGGGACGCAATCCGGATTCCTGGATCGATCTGCGCACTGTGCTGCCAAAGCTTTCGCAGCCGGAACACTACCGCTCACTGCGCTACGGCTACGCCCGCGGCAGCGAGCCGGTGCAGTATGTGCGGCGTATCCGCAACTACGAGGACATCCTCAACCAGCAGCTTGCCATGGCAGAGTGA
- a CDS encoding ABC transporter permease, with translation MNWQRLYAIFLKELRQMRRDRITLAMIVVIPVMQLVLFGYAINLNLRHLPAGIADQAGNAASRTVVMDMLATGVIRPVARANTPEQLMDLLRRGDISVGVVIPPDFERRLSEGREAVQVLVDGSDTVVQSAAVQLARMPLTQAAASRTEPISVVSFYNPERRSAVNIVPGLIGVILTMTMVLFTAVAIVRERERGNMELLIATPVSRAELMVGKVLPYAGIGLVQTSVILLLGLWLFQVPIRGSVWEVYVAAVLLILANLTLGLLISTRAQSQFQAMQMTFFVFLPSILLSGFMFPFAGMPQVVQWLAEALPLTHFLRLIRGIMLRGADLTEMWREVLALLVFTALMMTLAILRFRKRLD, from the coding sequence ATGAACTGGCAACGGCTGTATGCCATTTTCCTGAAAGAGCTGCGCCAGATGCGGCGCGACCGCATTACGCTGGCGATGATCGTTGTTATTCCGGTGATGCAGCTGGTGCTGTTCGGCTACGCCATCAACCTGAACCTGCGCCACCTGCCGGCCGGTATTGCCGACCAGGCCGGCAACGCCGCGTCGCGCACCGTGGTGATGGACATGCTCGCCACCGGCGTGATCCGCCCCGTGGCCCGGGCGAACACGCCCGAACAGTTGATGGACCTGTTGCGCCGTGGCGATATCAGTGTCGGTGTGGTGATTCCGCCGGACTTCGAACGGCGTCTGAGCGAAGGCCGCGAAGCCGTGCAGGTGCTGGTGGATGGCAGCGACACCGTGGTGCAGAGCGCGGCCGTCCAGCTGGCGCGCATGCCTCTGACGCAGGCTGCGGCATCGCGCACGGAGCCGATCAGTGTGGTCAGCTTCTACAATCCCGAGCGACGCTCTGCGGTCAACATCGTGCCTGGGCTGATTGGCGTGATCCTGACCATGACCATGGTGCTGTTCACCGCCGTGGCCATCGTCCGTGAGCGTGAACGCGGCAACATGGAGTTGCTGATTGCCACGCCGGTCAGCCGGGCCGAGCTGATGGTCGGCAAGGTGTTGCCCTATGCCGGTATCGGGCTGGTGCAGACCAGCGTGATCCTGCTGCTGGGGTTGTGGCTGTTCCAGGTGCCGATCCGTGGCAGCGTATGGGAAGTGTATGTCGCCGCCGTGCTGCTGATCCTCGCCAACCTGACCCTCGGGCTGCTGATTTCCACCCGCGCGCAGTCGCAGTTCCAGGCCATGCAGATGACATTCTTCGTGTTCCTGCCGTCGATCCTGCTGTCCGGCTTCATGTTTCCGTTCGCGGGCATGCCGCAGGTGGTGCAGTGGCTGGCGGAGGCATTGCCGCTGACGCATTTCCTGCGCCTGATTCGCGGCATCATGCTGCGCGGGGCGGACCTGACAGAGATGTGGCGTGAAGTGCTGGCGCTGCTGGTCTTCACCGCGCTGATGATGACGCTGGCGATCCTGCGTTTCCGCAAGCGGCTGGATTGA